GTACCTGGGTGGTATCGTGCCCTATGGCTACACCGTCGAAGGCGGTCGCCTGCGCTCCCAGCCCGAGGAGGCGGCGGTGGTGCAGCAGATGTTTGCCTGGGTGGCCGAACGGGGCTGGAGCACCGAGCGGGTAGCCCAGGAGCTCAACCGCCTGGGCATCCCCCCGAAGTACCGGCGCGAGGGGCGCGGGGTACGGGGTAACGCACCGCCGGGGTCTGGCGGGGGGCGGGGTGCTGCGCATCCTCAAGAACCGCACCTATATCGGGGAGTACACCTACGGCAAGCGCACCCGCAAACCTCAGCCCGAACTGGTGCCGGTGCCGGTACCGCCCCTCGTAGAACCTGCGCTCTTCGAGGCGTGCCCAGGAGCAGCTAGCCCGCAACGCCCTGTTCGCCGCTGCGCAACGCCCGCAGCGTGTATCTGCTCAAGGGACTCATCCGCTGCGGATCTGCGGGCGCGCCTATGTCGGATCAGCCGACTACTACGCCTGCGTGGGGCGAGCCAACCGTCAGGCGTCTCCCATCCCCGCCATGCGCTGTACCGCTCCGCACGTGCGCCGGGAGAGCTGGAGGAGAGCATCTGGCAGGACATCCG
This genomic stretch from Meiothermus sp. harbors:
- a CDS encoding recombinase family protein, translating into YLGGIVPYGYTVEGGRLRSQPEEAAVVQQMFAWVAERGWSTERVAQELNRLGIPPKYRREGRGVRGNAPPGSGGGRGAAHPQEPHLYRGVHLRQAHPQTSARTGAGAGTAPRRTCALRGVPRSS